A genomic region of Arachis stenosperma cultivar V10309 chromosome 9, arast.V10309.gnm1.PFL2, whole genome shotgun sequence contains the following coding sequences:
- the LOC130949291 gene encoding protein FAR1-RELATED SEQUENCE 5-like — translation MQRFEFVDLQTAYDFYNEYRRIQGFSIRRSNVGRSTKIGSEGEILWQIFVCSRQGDRDAKHIYRVERKMDPRPITRCGCGAQIKVHVDQSTGRWFVEKFCDEHNHEMLDARFRGLLHSHRVIKEGDMHQINSMRKVGMRVPTIFRVFATQCGGFETVEFEIKDIYNAIEKQRRVGASDAECALKYLCCLKRNDANIFWKFSLDEERRLHNIFGCNGTSRHDYSVFEDVLGFDATYGRNRYKYPLVIVSGLDHHMRTVVFGCAILSNEVEKSYVWLLRAFLEAMKGQEPKSVLTDGDLAMKSAINAVFPNAHHRLCSWHLLRNETACIGRPMFLRKFRVCLMGDLEVDEFEHLWSNIVEEFGLQQNPWILDMYERKHPWANAYIRGKFFAGLKTTSRCEALNMHIEKFIWNRYNLREFIEHFQHYLEFMRRRELVADYRSVYGQPIVKSKLEALKSYVATVYTKEVFELFQEVLLLSSNVRVVSCKKTSTCSLFEVTMYCRDRSWSVAWDEADDEFTCSCLRMESFGIPCVHMVGVFVYLNITQLPVKTICQR, via the coding sequence ATGCAGAGGTTTGAGTTTGTGGACTTGCAGACAGCTTATGACTTTTACAATGAGTATCGGCGGATTCAGGGATTTTCTATTCGGAGGTCAAATGTTGGAAGAAGCACAAAGATTGGATCAGAGGGAGAAATTTTATGGCAAATTTTTGTTTGCTCGAGACAAGGTGATAGAGACGCCAAACATATTTATCGGGTAGAAAGAAAAATGGATCCTCGACCAATTACACGATGTGGGTGTGGTGCACAAATAAAGGTTCACGTTGACCAAAGCACTGGCCGTTGGTTCGTAGAGAAGTTTTGTGACGAACACAACCATGAGATGTTAGATGCAAGATTCCGGGGGTTGTTGCATTCTCATAGAGTAATCAAGGAAGGGGACATGCATCAAATTAACTCGATGAGAAAAGTTGGGATGCGTGTGCCAACCATATTTCGTGTATTTGCCACCCAATGCGGGGGATTTGAGACAGttgaatttgaaattaaagACATCTACAATGCAATAGAGAAGCAAAGAAGAGTGGGAGCGAGTGATGCGGAGTGCGCCTTGAAGTATTTATGTTGCCTAAAGAGGAATGACGCAAACATATTTTGGAAATTCTCATTGGACGAGGAGAGGAGGCTGCATAATATATTTGGGTGTAATGGTACTAGCCGACATGACTATAGTGTGTTTGAGGATGTTCTGGGGTTCGACGCAACTTATGGGAGGAATAGGTACAAGTATCCGCTTGTAATAGTTTCGGGTTTGGATCATCACATGCGGACTGTGGTATTTGGTTGTGCAATTCTCAGCAACGAAGTAGAGAAAAGTTATGTTTGGTTATTGCGAGCATTTCTTGAGGCAATGAAAGGACAAGAACCGAAATCTGTGTTGACCGATGGAGATTTGGCAATGAAGAGTGCAATTAATGCTGTCTTTCCAAATGCACATCACAGGCTGTGCAGCTGGCACCTGCTACGAAATGAGACTGCCTGTATTGGCCGGCCCATGTTTCTTCGTAAGTTCCGAGTTTGCCTGATGGGTGACTTAGAGGTAGATGAGTTTGAGCACTTATGGAGCAATATTGTGGAAGAGTTTGGGTTGCAACAAAACCCGTGGATACTAGATATGTATGAACGCAAGCATCCGTGGGCTAATGCGTATATTAGAGGCAAATTTTTTGCTGGGCTGAAGACGACATCTCGATGTGAGGCATTGAACATGCATATTGAAAAATTTATTTGGAACAGATACAATCTACGTGAATTTATTGAGCATTTTCAACACTATCTCGAGTTCATGAGAAGAAGAGAGCTAGTCGCTGATTATAGATCTGTGTATGGGCAACCCATTGTTAAGTCGAAGTTGGAGGCCTTGAAAAGCTACGTAGCAACAGTATACACGAAAGAGGTTTTTGAACTATTCCAGGAGGTCCTCCTTTTGTCCAGCAATGTAAGAGTTGTATCTTGCAAGAAAACTAGCACGTGTTCCCTGTTTGAGGTCACCATGTACTGCCGGGACCGGTCTTGGAGTGTGGCTTGGGACGAGGCAGATGACGAATTTACTTGCTCATGCTTACGTATGGAATCATTTGGCATTCCTTGTGTGCACATGGTGGGGGTGTTTGTTTATCTGAACATCACTCAGCTTCCAGTGAAGACCATATGCCAACGATAG